In Hymenobacter gelipurpurascens, one DNA window encodes the following:
- a CDS encoding SusC/RagA family TonB-linked outer membrane protein — protein MKHAVPTLRRAAGLTLLAALPLAVVAPTQATALGHSTPAADAAADVPVKGRVLDEKGAGMPGVTIVAKGTAIGTSTDNDGNFTLSVPDNVTSLLVSFVGYKSQEVPVAGGPINITMAPDAAALDEVVVTGYQTQRKADLTGAVAVVKTEEIKDMASNDVTRNLQGRVPGVQINTDGAPGSAATVRIRGIGTLGNNDPLYVIDGIPTKEGINQINQNDIESIQVLKDASAASIYGSRAGNGVIIITTKKAKRGATRVDFSTFFSVQQPGPHIKLLNTQDYGRVYGQAAINDGTVPSLPYYNFQTSRDASGKLVLNGVTVPEFIDADKTQRASNTDWFKETQQNALIQSYNLSLSSGSERGGALFSLNYYDNSGTLKHTSFDRMTARLNSDYNFLEGKLKVGENLTIVKSQRAEFDLNLVRDRTTQLPSIVPVHTVDGVGWGGPVAGMSDRDNPLRLLTDNKQNRSNTGRVFGNLFADAEILKGLHLRTSFGIDYSLFKYRQIYKTYKAGFLSEQNNRVTDNNRFWGNWVWQNTLNYDMTLGGKHQLGFVAGTERISYNDESSFASRTNFASEDPNYAYLDAGSANKDNGGGATAYRLASYFGKFNYSFADRYLLSATIRRDGSSRFGQDERFGVFPALSAGWRLSEESFVKDAVPFLSDLKLRAGWGQTGNQDIANFASRGLYQSLLGTLDPNFDYDHGTAYDIYGNDTNLPSGYRRFQRPNPGLKWETTTQTNVGVDFGFFQNKLSGSVDYFVKNSKDILVNLPFLAVVGEGGDKFVNGASIQNKGWEFLLSYQSELANGLTYGITGNLSTYRNKLTFLPDEVINAYGGNGQNVTRLGHSINAVYGYVADGLYQNSAEVSGGPTQVGAAPGRIRYKDLNGDGKVDNFDQTWITEGVPDFNYGLNLNAGYKGFDVQVFFQGVQGLDAFNNAKFRTDFSSIASGENWGQRLLGAWTPTNTGSTIPAATLINTNNEGRASTYFIENASYMKLRNVQLGYSLPSGLTSRIKLQGVRLYVQGQNIFTVKSKEYTGADPEVTNYQYPLPRIFTTGLNVSF, from the coding sequence ATGAAACATGCCGTACCCACGCTGCGTCGGGCCGCTGGACTGACGTTGCTCGCCGCCCTGCCGCTGGCCGTTGTTGCGCCCACGCAGGCCACTGCTCTAGGCCACTCCACTCCGGCTGCGGATGCCGCTGCCGACGTTCCTGTTAAGGGCCGCGTGCTGGATGAAAAAGGCGCCGGAATGCCCGGCGTCACCATCGTGGCCAAGGGCACGGCCATTGGCACCTCCACCGATAATGACGGCAATTTTACCCTCTCGGTGCCGGACAATGTTACTTCCCTGCTGGTTTCCTTCGTGGGCTATAAGTCTCAGGAAGTACCTGTGGCAGGCGGCCCCATCAACATCACGATGGCCCCCGATGCAGCGGCTCTGGATGAAGTAGTCGTGACCGGCTACCAGACCCAGCGCAAGGCCGACCTGACCGGCGCCGTGGCGGTGGTGAAGACGGAGGAAATCAAGGATATGGCCTCCAACGACGTAACGCGCAACCTGCAGGGCCGCGTACCGGGAGTACAGATTAATACCGATGGTGCCCCCGGCAGCGCGGCTACGGTGCGTATCCGCGGCATTGGTACGCTGGGCAACAACGACCCGCTGTACGTTATCGACGGCATTCCAACGAAGGAAGGCATCAACCAGATCAACCAGAACGATATTGAGTCGATTCAGGTGCTGAAGGATGCTTCGGCGGCCAGCATCTACGGCTCCCGCGCCGGCAACGGCGTTATCATCATCACCACGAAGAAGGCTAAGCGAGGCGCTACGCGGGTTGACTTCTCGACCTTTTTCAGCGTGCAGCAGCCGGGGCCACACATCAAGCTGCTCAACACCCAGGACTACGGCCGCGTGTATGGCCAAGCCGCCATCAACGATGGCACCGTGCCCAGCCTCCCCTACTACAACTTCCAGACCAGCCGCGACGCCAGCGGCAAGCTGGTGCTGAATGGCGTGACGGTGCCGGAGTTCATTGACGCCGACAAAACCCAGCGTGCCTCCAACACCGACTGGTTCAAGGAAACCCAGCAAAACGCCCTGATTCAGAGCTACAACCTGAGCCTGAGCAGCGGCAGCGAGCGGGGCGGCGCCTTGTTCTCCCTGAACTACTACGACAACTCCGGCACCCTGAAGCACACCAGCTTCGACCGCATGACGGCCCGCCTCAACTCCGACTACAACTTCCTGGAGGGCAAGCTGAAAGTAGGCGAAAACCTGACCATTGTGAAGTCGCAGCGGGCCGAGTTTGACCTGAACTTGGTGCGCGACCGGACCACACAGCTGCCCTCCATTGTGCCGGTGCATACCGTAGACGGCGTGGGCTGGGGCGGACCGGTAGCGGGCATGAGCGACCGGGACAACCCCCTGCGTCTGCTCACCGACAACAAGCAAAACCGCTCGAACACGGGTCGGGTATTCGGCAACCTGTTTGCCGATGCGGAAATCCTGAAGGGCCTGCACTTGCGCACTAGCTTCGGTATTGATTACAGCCTGTTCAAGTACCGCCAGATCTATAAGACCTACAAGGCGGGCTTCCTCTCTGAGCAGAACAACCGCGTAACGGACAACAACCGTTTCTGGGGTAACTGGGTGTGGCAGAACACGCTGAACTACGACATGACCCTGGGTGGCAAGCACCAATTGGGCTTCGTAGCCGGCACCGAGCGCATCAGCTACAACGACGAAAGCAGCTTTGCCTCGCGCACCAATTTTGCCAGCGAAGACCCTAACTACGCCTACCTCGATGCGGGCTCGGCCAACAAAGACAACGGCGGCGGGGCCACGGCCTACCGCTTGGCCTCCTACTTCGGCAAATTCAACTACTCCTTCGCTGACCGTTACCTGCTCTCGGCCACCATCCGCCGCGACGGCTCCTCGCGCTTCGGGCAAGATGAGCGTTTCGGGGTATTTCCGGCCCTCTCGGCGGGCTGGCGCCTAAGCGAGGAGAGCTTCGTGAAGGATGCAGTGCCTTTCCTCTCTGATTTGAAGCTGCGCGCCGGCTGGGGCCAGACCGGCAACCAGGACATTGCCAACTTCGCATCGCGAGGTTTGTACCAGTCGCTGCTGGGAACCTTGGACCCTAACTTTGACTACGACCACGGTACGGCCTACGACATCTACGGTAACGACACCAACTTGCCTTCGGGCTACCGGCGCTTTCAGCGGCCCAACCCCGGCCTGAAGTGGGAAACCACCACCCAGACCAACGTGGGCGTCGACTTCGGCTTCTTCCAGAATAAGCTCTCCGGCTCGGTTGACTACTTCGTCAAGAACAGCAAAGACATTCTGGTGAACCTACCTTTCCTGGCCGTGGTGGGCGAAGGCGGCGACAAGTTCGTGAACGGCGCCTCCATCCAGAACAAAGGCTGGGAATTCCTGCTCAGCTATCAGAGCGAGTTGGCTAACGGCCTGACCTACGGCATTACGGGCAACCTTTCCACCTACCGCAACAAGCTCACCTTCCTGCCCGACGAGGTAATCAACGCCTACGGCGGAAACGGCCAGAATGTAACTCGCCTAGGCCACTCCATTAACGCCGTGTACGGTTACGTGGCCGATGGTTTGTACCAGAACTCCGCCGAAGTAAGCGGCGGCCCTACGCAAGTGGGCGCCGCACCCGGCCGCATCCGCTACAAAGACCTGAACGGCGACGGCAAGGTGGACAACTTTGATCAGACCTGGATTACGGAAGGCGTGCCCGACTTCAACTACGGCCTCAACCTGAACGCTGGCTATAAGGGCTTCGATGTGCAGGTGTTCTTCCAGGGCGTACAGGGCCTAGATGCCTTCAACAACGCCAAATTCCGGACGGACTTCTCCTCCATTGCTTCCGGCGAAAACTGGGGCCAGCGCCTGCTGGGTGCCTGGACGCCAACCAACACCGGCTCTACTATTCCGGCCGCTACGCTCATCAACACCAACAACGAAGGCCGCGCTTCCACCTACTTCATCGAAAACGCTTCTTACATGAAGCTGCGCAATGTGCAGCTGGGTTACTCGCTGCCGAGTGGCCTAACGAGTCGGATTAAGCTGCAAGGCGTGCGCTTGTACGTGCAGGGTCAGAACATCTTCACGGTCAAGAGCAAAGAGTACACCGGCGCTGACCCTGAAGTGACCAACTACCAGTACCCGCTGCCGCGCATTTTCACCACCGGCCTCAACGTTTCCTTCTAA
- a CDS encoding RagB/SusD family nutrient uptake outer membrane protein — protein MKIFKTSVLALSLLAFASGCNDNKFLDVAPIGALSDDQLNTPANIEKQVIAAYSQLGNDVYRAPYTSMWPYGNVRGGDAYKGGNGTADVDAFHFYETFTFNRVDVGNTDELWFLIYIGVSRCNDALRRLDAVDAAAMPTKAVRQGEVRFLRGHYYFLLKELFKRVPYIDQSVPSDKYGEVSNVDLSNDELWTKIADDFRFAVANLPETQPETGRVTKSAAQAYLAKTLLYQAYVQNDNHAVTSVDQAKLQEVVTLTNQVIASGKYSLHPDFATNFLTAGDNGVESVFAIQFSRNDGTPKGRTQRGNELNYPMNPDYGCCGFHQPSQNLVNSFKTDAQGLPLFTTFNNSDIATAADFQANTVDPRLDHTIAIPSHPYKYLPTFIFETSWLRDQNTYGVYMSMKETVLPSDPSFQKTPPFMNSSKNWALIRFADVLLWKAEALIELNRASEALPIINQIRQRAQNSTARLKTTAGTNISNYKIGLYSAGQWNQQYAREALRFERRLEFAMEGYRFFDLVRWGIASDYLNTYFDKEKTKRLYLKEARFTKGRDEYLPIPLNQINFSKGLYKQNPGW, from the coding sequence ATGAAAATCTTTAAAACCAGCGTGTTGGCCCTGTCGCTACTCGCATTTGCTTCTGGCTGCAACGATAACAAGTTTCTCGATGTGGCTCCCATCGGTGCCCTCAGCGACGACCAGCTGAATACACCCGCCAACATCGAAAAGCAGGTGATTGCCGCCTATTCTCAGCTCGGCAACGATGTGTACCGCGCCCCCTACACCTCCATGTGGCCCTACGGCAACGTGCGCGGCGGCGACGCCTACAAAGGCGGCAACGGTACCGCCGACGTGGACGCCTTCCACTTCTACGAAACCTTCACCTTCAACCGCGTCGACGTTGGCAACACCGACGAGCTGTGGTTCCTAATTTACATTGGTGTGTCACGCTGCAATGATGCGCTGCGCCGCCTCGATGCCGTGGATGCTGCCGCTATGCCTACCAAGGCCGTGCGCCAGGGTGAGGTCCGCTTCCTGCGGGGCCACTACTACTTCCTGCTCAAGGAGCTGTTCAAGCGCGTACCCTACATCGACCAATCAGTACCTTCTGACAAGTACGGTGAGGTATCGAACGTAGACCTGAGCAATGACGAGCTGTGGACCAAGATTGCCGATGACTTCCGGTTTGCGGTAGCCAACCTGCCCGAAACCCAGCCCGAAACTGGCCGGGTTACGAAGTCGGCGGCCCAGGCTTACCTGGCCAAAACGCTGCTCTACCAGGCCTACGTGCAGAACGACAACCATGCCGTAACCTCGGTAGATCAGGCGAAGCTGCAGGAAGTAGTGACCCTCACCAATCAGGTCATTGCCTCGGGCAAGTACTCCCTGCATCCTGACTTCGCCACCAACTTCCTGACCGCCGGCGACAATGGCGTGGAGTCGGTGTTTGCCATCCAGTTTTCGCGCAACGACGGCACGCCCAAGGGCCGCACCCAGCGTGGCAACGAGCTGAACTACCCCATGAACCCCGACTACGGCTGCTGCGGCTTCCACCAGCCCAGCCAGAACCTGGTCAACTCCTTCAAGACCGATGCGCAGGGCCTGCCACTGTTCACCACCTTCAACAACTCAGACATAGCCACTGCGGCTGATTTCCAGGCCAATACGGTTGATCCTCGCCTGGACCATACCATTGCCATCCCGTCGCACCCCTACAAGTACCTACCCACGTTCATCTTCGAAACCTCGTGGCTGCGCGACCAGAATACCTATGGCGTGTATATGTCGATGAAGGAAACGGTGCTGCCTTCCGACCCCAGCTTCCAGAAGACGCCGCCGTTCATGAACTCCTCGAAGAACTGGGCCCTGATTCGCTTTGCCGATGTGCTGCTGTGGAAGGCGGAAGCCCTGATTGAGCTGAACCGCGCTTCGGAGGCTCTGCCCATCATCAACCAGATTCGGCAGCGCGCCCAGAACAGCACGGCCCGCCTGAAAACCACGGCCGGCACCAACATCTCCAACTACAAAATCGGCCTTTACTCAGCTGGCCAGTGGAACCAGCAGTACGCCCGCGAAGCCCTACGCTTCGAGCGCCGCCTGGAGTTTGCCATGGAAGGCTACCGCTTCTTTGACCTGGTGCGCTGGGGCATTGCCAGCGACTATCTGAACACCTACTTCGACAAGGAAAAGACTAAGCGTTTGTACCTCAAGGAGGCACGCTTCACCAAAGGCCGCGACGAATACCTGCCTATTCCGCTGAATCAGATTAACTTCAGTAAAGGCCTGTACAAGCAGAACCCAGGCTGGTAG
- a CDS encoding sugar porter family MFS transporter, with protein MKNSNVFFWSLVVALGGFLFGFDTAVISGAEKAIQQVWSLSPVEHGFTISIALIGTVFGAIFGGIPSDKLGRRQTLIWIAVLYFVSALGAALTHSWLAFVVFRFLGGLGVGASSVTAPLYISEVSPRESRGRMVSMFQFNIVLGILVAYLSNYLLTGVGEQDWRWMLGVQVVPAALFFGLLFRVPESPRWLIGRGRVEEGRRILHLINPASADEDVANILTTNASDEAMVGGRSLFAKQYRTPVMLAVLFAVFNQVSGINAIIYFAPRIFEMTGLGKGSALLSSAGLGLVNFAFTLLARQFIDRVGRRQLMLIGSFGLIVTLGLVSWAFYSENFGALGGMLVPVLLFVYIAFFAFSQGAVIWVFISEIFPNTVRAKGQALGSSTHWVMAAIIAFTFPYLAEKLGGGHTFAFFCAMMVLQLLYVWRLMPETKGTSLEQLEQTLVIH; from the coding sequence GTGAAAAATAGCAACGTTTTCTTCTGGTCCCTGGTGGTTGCGCTGGGCGGCTTCCTGTTCGGCTTCGATACCGCCGTGATTTCGGGAGCCGAAAAAGCCATCCAGCAGGTTTGGAGCCTGAGCCCCGTGGAGCACGGTTTCACCATTTCCATCGCCCTGATTGGTACCGTGTTCGGCGCCATCTTCGGTGGTATCCCGTCCGATAAGCTGGGGCGCCGCCAGACGCTCATCTGGATTGCCGTGCTCTACTTCGTGTCGGCGCTAGGCGCGGCCCTCACGCACAGCTGGCTGGCCTTTGTGGTGTTCCGCTTTTTGGGTGGCCTAGGCGTAGGCGCGTCGTCGGTTACGGCGCCGCTGTACATTTCGGAGGTGTCGCCGCGCGAGTCGCGGGGGCGTATGGTGAGCATGTTCCAGTTCAATATTGTGCTGGGCATTCTGGTGGCCTACCTCTCAAACTACCTCCTGACGGGCGTAGGTGAGCAGGACTGGCGCTGGATGCTGGGTGTGCAGGTGGTACCCGCGGCCCTGTTTTTTGGGCTGCTGTTCCGAGTGCCGGAAAGCCCCCGTTGGCTCATCGGGCGCGGCCGCGTAGAAGAAGGCCGCCGGATTCTGCACCTCATTAACCCCGCCTCTGCCGACGAAGATGTAGCTAATATTCTGACCACCAATGCCTCTGACGAAGCTATGGTAGGCGGCCGTTCCCTGTTCGCCAAGCAATACCGCACTCCGGTTATGCTGGCTGTGCTGTTCGCGGTGTTCAACCAGGTGTCAGGCATCAACGCCATCATCTACTTCGCTCCGCGCATTTTCGAAATGACTGGCTTAGGTAAGGGCTCAGCCCTGCTGTCCTCGGCGGGCCTGGGCCTCGTGAACTTCGCTTTCACGCTGCTGGCTCGCCAGTTCATTGACCGCGTAGGCCGCCGCCAGCTTATGCTGATCGGCTCGTTCGGCCTGATTGTCACGCTAGGCCTAGTATCGTGGGCTTTCTATTCCGAGAACTTTGGGGCGCTGGGAGGTATGCTGGTACCGGTGCTGCTGTTCGTGTACATCGCCTTTTTCGCCTTCTCGCAGGGCGCGGTTATCTGGGTATTTATTTCGGAAATCTTCCCGAACACGGTGCGCGCCAAAGGGCAGGCGCTGGGCTCTTCTACGCACTGGGTGATGGCGGCCATCATCGCTTTCACCTTCCCCTACCTCGCCGAGAAGCTAGGCGGCGGACACACCTTCGCCTTCTTTTGCGCCATGATGGTGCTGCAGCTGCTCTATGTGTGGCGCCTGATGCCCGAAACCAAAGGTACCTCGCTGGAACAGCTCGAACAAACGCTGGTCATTCACTAG
- a CDS encoding carbohydrate kinase family protein, giving the protein MSDKKIVCFGEVLWDVLPTGKQPGGAPFNVAVHLHQLGLSADLISRVGDDDLGTELLDFIELKGLSTEFVQRGKTHLTGVVKANVDDANEVTYKIVQPVAWDYIQYDAALEQLVAQADMFVFGSLAARQAATRETLYRLLEHAKFKVFDVNVRPPHYTKEVVKYLLEKANLVKMNHHELAEIMAWFGQETDKPTAMQWLATRFDLQAVCVTCGADGALLWTNNQLYRAPGVAVEVKDTIGSGDAFLAALLKGWLAGTEPGEALRFACATGALVATHLGATPTFSEAEVAELLAAQVA; this is encoded by the coding sequence ATGTCTGACAAGAAAATAGTCTGCTTTGGCGAAGTGCTCTGGGACGTGCTGCCCACCGGCAAGCAGCCCGGCGGCGCCCCCTTCAACGTGGCCGTGCACCTGCATCAGCTAGGCCTATCTGCCGACCTCATCAGCCGCGTGGGTGATGATGATTTAGGCACGGAGCTCCTCGATTTCATTGAATTGAAGGGCCTCAGCACCGAATTTGTGCAGCGCGGCAAAACCCACCTCACGGGCGTGGTGAAAGCCAACGTAGATGACGCCAACGAGGTAACTTACAAGATTGTACAGCCCGTGGCCTGGGACTACATTCAGTATGACGCGGCGCTGGAGCAACTGGTGGCGCAGGCCGATATGTTTGTATTTGGGAGCCTGGCTGCCCGGCAGGCCGCCACCCGCGAAACGCTCTACCGCTTGCTGGAGCACGCCAAATTCAAGGTTTTCGACGTGAACGTGCGTCCGCCGCACTACACGAAGGAAGTAGTGAAATATCTGCTTGAAAAAGCCAACCTGGTGAAGATGAACCACCATGAGCTGGCCGAAATCATGGCGTGGTTTGGCCAGGAAACCGACAAGCCCACCGCCATGCAGTGGCTGGCTACCCGCTTCGATCTGCAGGCCGTGTGCGTGACCTGCGGCGCCGATGGCGCGCTGCTCTGGACCAACAACCAGCTCTACCGCGCCCCTGGGGTGGCGGTAGAAGTAAAAGACACTATCGGGAGCGGTGATGCTTTTCTGGCAGCATTGCTGAAGGGTTGGCTGGCCGGCACGGAGCCCGGCGAGGCCTTGCGCTTCGCCTGCGCCACCGGGGCTTTGGTTGCTACGCACCTGGGCGCTACGCCTACCTTCTCTGAGGCGGAAGTCGCAGAGCTGCTGGCCGCACAGGTGGCCTAG
- a CDS encoding glycoside hydrolase family 32 protein has product MKNALFLALSLTSLTTFVQAQTAKPVPPATPQYRPAYHFTPAAHWMNDPNGMVYHKGTYHLFFQHYPEGMEWGPMHWGHATSPDMVSWKEQPIALFPDSLGMIFSGSAVIDANNTAGFGKDAMVAIFTHHDQVAEKKGTNKHQNQSLAYSLDEGKTWKKYAQNPVLKNPGIPDFRDPKVSWHEASKKWVMTLATKDRITFFASPNLKDWTKLSEFGEKLGAHGGVWECPDLFPLTLNGKTHWVLLVSINPGGPNGGSATQYFVGQFDGKTFTPQTTTQKWIDWGKDDYAGVTFAGTGARKIFLGWMSNWEYANQAPTSPWRSAMTAPRDLALKQVGSEIYLTSTPTPEVAKLAQPAQTLKNLTVKSELGLSDKVKMTSPQFQLKLSTKQLQDFAVVLSNAGGEELVIGYDKKANQYFIDRTKAGLSSFSDKFSGRHPGPRLATGPAADLTLLFDATSVELFADGGLTTMTEIFFPKQPFTQLKLRSATGITVDALTYAKLGNTLK; this is encoded by the coding sequence ATGAAAAACGCTCTTTTCCTGGCTTTATCACTCACTAGCCTAACCACCTTTGTTCAGGCGCAGACGGCTAAGCCCGTGCCGCCCGCCACGCCGCAATACCGCCCGGCCTACCACTTCACGCCGGCTGCCCACTGGATGAACGACCCCAACGGCATGGTGTATCACAAGGGCACTTACCATCTGTTCTTCCAGCACTACCCCGAGGGTATGGAATGGGGCCCGATGCACTGGGGCCACGCCACGAGCCCGGATATGGTAAGCTGGAAAGAGCAGCCGATTGCGCTTTTTCCGGATAGCCTGGGCATGATCTTCTCGGGCAGCGCGGTGATTGACGCCAACAATACGGCCGGCTTCGGGAAAGATGCTATGGTGGCCATCTTCACCCATCATGACCAGGTGGCGGAGAAGAAAGGCACCAACAAACACCAGAACCAAAGCCTGGCCTACAGCCTCGACGAAGGGAAAACCTGGAAGAAATACGCGCAGAATCCTGTCCTGAAAAACCCCGGCATCCCGGACTTCCGCGACCCGAAAGTAAGCTGGCACGAAGCCAGCAAGAAGTGGGTGATGACGCTGGCCACCAAAGACCGTATCACGTTCTTTGCGTCTCCTAACCTGAAAGACTGGACCAAGCTCAGCGAGTTTGGCGAGAAGCTCGGCGCCCACGGTGGCGTGTGGGAATGCCCTGATCTGTTTCCGCTCACGCTGAACGGCAAAACCCATTGGGTGCTGCTGGTGAGCATCAACCCCGGCGGCCCCAACGGCGGCTCGGCCACGCAGTACTTTGTAGGTCAGTTTGATGGCAAAACTTTCACGCCGCAAACCACTACCCAAAAGTGGATTGATTGGGGCAAAGATGACTACGCCGGTGTAACCTTTGCCGGTACTGGCGCCCGCAAGATTTTCCTGGGCTGGATGAGCAACTGGGAGTACGCCAACCAGGCCCCCACCTCGCCCTGGCGCAGCGCCATGACGGCCCCACGTGACCTAGCGCTAAAGCAGGTAGGCTCCGAGATTTACCTCACCTCCACGCCCACCCCGGAAGTAGCCAAGCTGGCCCAACCTGCCCAAACCCTGAAGAACCTGACAGTAAAATCGGAGCTAGGCCTATCCGACAAGGTCAAGATGACGAGCCCGCAGTTTCAGCTCAAACTCAGCACCAAACAGCTCCAGGATTTTGCCGTGGTGCTGTCTAATGCCGGCGGCGAAGAACTGGTCATCGGCTACGACAAGAAGGCAAATCAGTACTTCATTGACCGCACGAAAGCCGGCCTCAGCAGCTTTAGCGACAAATTTTCCGGCCGTCACCCCGGGCCACGCCTAGCTACTGGTCCCGCCGCCGATCTGACGCTGCTCTTCGATGCTACATCGGTAGAGCTATTTGCTGATGGTGGACTGACGACCATGACGGAAATTTTCTTCCCGAAGCAGCCCTTTACGCAACTTAAGCTGCGCTCTGCTACGGGCATTACCGTGGATGCGCTTACGTATGCCAAACTCGGCAACACCCTGAAATAG
- a CDS encoding carbonic anhydrase: protein MKGIEPILENNRKWVDKQRAADPQFFERLADGQKPRYLFIGCSDSRVPASAITGTGPGEMFVHRNIANMVINTDFNLLSVLQYAVEVLGVQDIMVVGHYGCGGVAAAATNKQYGLIDGWLTNIRDVIRVHETEFLRIKDEEQRLRRLVELNVIEQVRNLAKTSIIQNAWKTANPPRLHGLVYDIKEGLLKDLEVEGGLVGELDHIYGTKSNNAHAEKVVEEQVGEDVIEKLPSLQIDQEESKNHKKSEEKKLHKVS from the coding sequence ATGAAAGGCATCGAGCCCATTCTGGAAAATAATCGTAAGTGGGTGGATAAGCAGCGTGCTGCCGATCCACAGTTTTTTGAGCGTTTGGCCGATGGCCAGAAACCCCGCTACCTGTTCATCGGCTGCTCCGATTCGCGGGTGCCCGCCAGCGCCATCACGGGCACCGGCCCCGGCGAGATGTTCGTGCATCGCAACATCGCCAACATGGTAATAAACACCGATTTCAACCTGCTATCGGTGCTGCAGTACGCCGTAGAGGTGCTAGGTGTGCAGGATATTATGGTGGTAGGCCACTACGGCTGCGGCGGCGTAGCGGCGGCGGCCACCAACAAGCAATACGGCCTGATTGATGGCTGGCTGACCAACATCCGCGACGTAATTCGGGTACATGAAACCGAGTTTCTGCGCATCAAGGATGAGGAACAGCGCCTGCGCCGCCTCGTGGAGCTGAACGTGATTGAGCAGGTGCGCAACCTGGCCAAAACCAGCATTATCCAGAACGCCTGGAAAACCGCCAACCCGCCCCGTCTGCACGGCTTGGTATATGATATCAAGGAAGGTCTGCTGAAAGATCTGGAAGTGGAGGGTGGCCTAGTGGGCGAGCTGGACCACATCTATGGCACCAAGTCTAACAATGCGCACGCCGAAAAGGTGGTGGAAGAGCAAGTAGGTGAAGATGTTATCGAGAAGTTGCCTTCACTGCAAATCGACCAGGAAGAATCGAAAAACCACAAGAAAAGCGAGGAAAAGAAGCTGCATAAAGTCAGCTAG